The nucleotide sequence CGGCCAGCGCCGCATGAACCCGCTGCACGGCAGCTGACTGACACCGCGTGCACACCGCGAGCGCGGGGCTCAGCTCGACGTACGAGCCGCAGGACAGGCAAGCGAGATCCTCAATGGCAGTCACGGGAGTCTCCTCCGGTTCCGGGAGCAGACGGTTGCCGCTCCTCTGCCCCCGGACCGTCCGCCGCCTCTGCGGATACGCAATCGCCTGCAGGAAGCGGGGTTGACGCCTATGCCGCGAGCCGGTCCAGTCACCGCGTGCCGCCGCGACAACCGGTCAACGATCCGGCCGGCCCGGCTGGGCACCGATGATTTCCGCTGTGCCCAACCGCGGTGATCTGATGATCGGAGACCGGACGGTCTCCATCGACCAGGCCGACACCTGGATCCGACGTACACGGATGCGGCCAGGAACGGGGAAGCGACGAAGCAGTGGTACGCCTACCCGGCCTGCGACCGCCCCGCGGATGGGTCCGCAGAACCAGACCGGCTCTCCAACGAGGACCTGCTGGCGCCCGTCCTGCTGAACGTAGAGATCGCGGCGCGCGGTCGGCTGGTGGACTGACCAGCGCATTCGCGACGACTGACGCTCGGTACGGAAGGCAGCGACGCAAACGGGGGATGCACGATGTGGCGCAGGACGGTCTTGGCGACGGTGGCACTAATGGGGGCGGCCCTGCTGGCGTGAGGACACCGACCGCCAGCGCGCTGCTCATGGCCGCCGATCCCGACCGGTTCACGGTGATCGACTACCGCTCGGTCGAGGCCCTACAGGCCCACGGGAGCTCAACGCAGGCTGGCCGGACGACGTCGGCTACCTGCAGCGCTGCCGCGCCGTCGCACAAGAGGTCGGCACCGACCTACGCCGGCTCGACCGTGCACTTTGGTGCTGGCACAAGTATCGGCCCGACCCCGCGCCTGCCGCACCGACGGGCGGCTAGGTGTACCCGGCCATCAGGTTGGTGCCGGCCAGTCGCCCCGGCTCGCCAACCGCCCGTCACAGCGTGCAGGCCACCAGCTGCTAGCTGTCCCGTTGCGGGAGCGGCGGGACCTCCTTTGGCCTGCCGGCCGGAGGGCCCACAGGACGGTCACCCCTCCGTTGCACACTGCGGTCCGCCTGTGGGTCAGGGATCGCAGCCCATCCCGTCCTTGTCCCGGTCGAACTTGTCCTGCCAGCCCGCATCCCCCGGGAAGATCGGCGCGGCTCCAGCCGCCCGGACGGCGTCGCAGTTCTGGTAGTAGACCCCCGGTGCCGGTGCCGGTGCCGGTGCCGGTGGCGGCGGCGGAGGCGGCGGCGGCGGCGGAGGTGGCGGCGGCGGAGGCGGCGGCGGTGGCGGCGGTGGAGGGGGCGGCGGCGGCGGTGGAGGGGGCGGAGCGGACGGAGCGGGCGCGGGCACCGGAACGGGGACCGGCACGGGCGCCGGGGCGCGCTCTTCCGCGGCCGGCGCGGGCGCGGGTGGCGGCGGCGGTGGGGCCATCGTCCGCTGCGGCAACTGCACGGTCATCCCGCTCGGCAGGGGCTCGTCCGGGCAGGCGTTCAGCAGCGTGGCGATCGCGTTCTTCTCCGCCTGCGTCATCCACAGGCCGTAGGTCGCCTTGACCGCCACCTGCCGCGCCACGTACGGGCAGCGGTAGCTCTTGTTCGGTGGCAGCCAGGAGGCGGCATCCCCGTCACCCTTCTGCATGTTCAGCGGCCCGTCGACCGCAAGCAGGTTCAGCGGGTCATTGGCGAACTGCCGCCGCTGCGCCTCGCTCATCTGCTGGGCGCCCTTCTGCCAGGCGTCCGACAGCGCGACGACGTGGTCGATGTGCACGTCGTCGCTCGTCTCCTGTCCGCGCTGGAACAGGATCGTGGTCCCCGAGTAGGGGTCGGCGAGGGTGCCGGTGAGCACCACGCAGTTGCGGGTGCCGGGCTTGAACGTCTCCCCGGTCAGGTCGCGTTCGAGGATGTCGTTGCGGGTGTCGCAGCCGTTGCGGTCGACGTCGATCCAGCCGGAGCCGAACAGGTCCCGGTCGTAGCCGGTGCGCGGCGCCCGGCCCTTCACCTCAATCACGGCCAGCGCCGCCAGCGCCGAGGTCGGCGCTGCGGCGGTGACGGCCTCGTCCGTGGCGGCGTCCGTCAGCCCGCCGGAGATCGCGCTCTGGCCGCTGGCGGGCTGCTCGTCGGCCGCGGCGAGGGCCTCCTCGGCTGCCGTGATTGCGGCTTCTTCCGCCTCCGCCGCCTCTGCCTCTACGGCGGCCGCCGCCTCAGCGTCCGCGGCAGCCTGGGCCTCGGCTTCCCTCGCGGTCTGCGCCGCGGTGGCAGCCTCGCGGGCGGCCTCGGATGCCGCGCTGGTCGTGTCGGTGTCCGTGGCAGTGGGCGGCGCGGTCGCCACCCCGGCCATGATCGTCACGACCGCGAGGACGGCGACCCCGCCGGCGACCTTCCGGCTACGGATGCCGGGCAGCCTGCCGCGGATCGCGGCGACCACTGCGACGACGAGCCCGACGAGGCCAAGCATGGCCAGCCCGGCAGAGACCCCGACTGCGAACCCCGCGACCACGAGCAACAGCCCTACGCCGGCGGCGGCGACCGCGACGATCTGCAACGCCTGTCTTGTCCTGCCGCGCGCCATGCTTGCCCCGCCCCGTCGGTGGAGCTGAACGTAGCGGTTCCCTCGGGCCTCGAAAAGAGGCGCGTGGTCACCGCCCGGCGGCGACCGCGACCGCCGGCGGCCCGCCCCGCGACCAACGCTGAGGACTGAGCTGGCGCCGCACCGATCCGGTACGACGCCACCGAGCGGTGCTCGGAGCCGGGCACCCGGGGCCGGCGTCAGGCCTAATGTCGAAGCCGACGCGTCAGGCGCCCGGCTCCCTGAGCACCACAGCCCCGGCAGCCCGGCGCTGCACACCGTGCCGATCGAGAATGTTGCGGACTGAGCTGAACGACCGATCGGTCAACTCAGCCAGCTCACGCAGCGACCGGCCCAACCGGTACTGCGCGACGATGTACTCCTCCACCCGGGCCTGCACCACCGGGTCCGGACGTGGGCTGGCAGCGCCCGCGTACTCAGGCAACGGTCGTCGCTGCGGCCGGGGCGGGTAAGGCACCGGCGCACGGTAGCGGCAGGACGCGGCGACGAACCTCCCCCGACAGGGGGGCGTTCAGCAGCTCACCGCCCTGAACCTGCGGCACCGAAGCATGCCCACGCGGCCCCGTGGCCCTCAGCCGACGCCGGCCGTGACCTCGGCGGAGTACTCGTACCAGAATCGTCCCTGCCGGCCGACGACCTCGACCGGCCCGGAGATCGCAAGAGTGGACCAGTCCGCCACCTCGCCCGAGGCGAACTGCCATCGCAGCTGCGCCCGCAGACCCGCGCCCGCCCGCTCCCGGTGCGGATACGGCAGAGCGGTCCGGGCCGAGTAGATGGGCACACTGTCATCGTGGCCGGGTGCCCACAGCCCGGACGCGCACACGACCGTGGCGATCCCCCCACCGGGTGACCAACACGACCAGGGTCGAGCGACCAACCGCGGCAGCGCCTCCGACGTTCAAGACCGGAGACCGGCCACTGAAGCAGGCAGGTGGCTCCGACGTCCCGTCACCGCCGAGTCGGCACATCCCGTCCGTCCAGAGCCTGGGCGACCATGACCTCGGACGGATCAACCGACCCCCCCAGGGAGTGACATCGTCGGCGCCCACTCAAGGTCTACGCCGGCACGGCCGATGGACCTTGTAGCGGCGAAACGGTCCGGACCGTGGAGCCGCCGCACCTCCCAAGGGTGCCGCGCCGAATGAGAGCGCCACAGGCCCCGGGCCCGTCCTGGTGACGGACCCGGGGCCTGCCGCTGCGATGCCAGCGCGACCAGCGCAAGCCCGCCTCGAGCGGCGCCGTCCTCACGCTCCCACCGGATTGCCGGGCCTGCTGGAACGAGCAGCCGCCTACGCACGTGCCCGTATCCCCGCTCCGTGAGCCGAAGCGGCCCACGCCCCCGGCGGCCTACGCAGCGCTGGCACACGGAGTCGATAGTGGACGTCCTCGCCTTGAACGCACCGGTAGCTGACCTCATGGATCAGAAGCGCAGCTGAGCCTGCAGCCGTCCACTGTCGAAGGCGTTCACGCCCGGCTTCGCCGGCAGCACCACGATCTTGTCGATCACCTGGTCGTACACCGCCCGCCGTCGCGCGTCGTCGAAACCGGCCCACAGCCGCCGCAGCTCCTCGTTCGACCCCGCCTCCACCACCGGGCCTGCTGTTCCGGTGCTCGCCGCCAGCTCGGCCGTCAGCGCCTCGATGCGCTCGTTGACCGCATCCATGTCCACCCGGTAGTCCTTCACGCCCTCGGTCCCCTTGTAGCTGAACCCGGACTCCTTCATCGCCCGGATACCGTCCTTCTCCCGGCGGGCCTCGGCCAGACGCGTCTGCACCGACGAGACGCCGGTCCGCCGGGTCGTCTCCTCATCGACCAGCCGCCTGGCCTCGGCGAGCTTGTCATCGTCGAGGTAAGTGAGCACGAACTCCTCCACCCACAGCTCCGCGCCCTCCCCGCCCAGCGTCATGCCCGGACAGACGCTCTTGCCCCGGTTCTGCCGCGTCTTGCACCGGAAGCGGACCCCCGCCCGGCCACCGGCCAGCTTGCGGGGCTGTGCGGTCATCTTGTGGTCGCAGTGACCGCAGTACAGCAGCCCGGACAGCGGACGGACCTTGCTGCCGTACTTGGCCTTCGTCCGGCGCACGCCCACCGAATCGCGGGCCTTCAGCGCCGCCTGCAGCGCCAGGAAAGTCGCCAGGTCACACGCTGGCCTCATCGCCACCAGGGGATCGCCGACCTTGTGGAACACCTCCCCCACTGCCACCCTGGGCTTCGTCGGGTCATCCGTGCAGAGCGCGCAGCGGCACATACCGACCACGTCCTGCTCGTGGCGCACCACCCACTGCATCAGGTCCCCGCGGTTGACCTCCGGCACGCTCCTCATGCGATAGCCGAGCAGCCTCGGCGAGGTCAGCGTCCGGTGCACCGTCCCCTGGTACATGGGCTCGCCGTCGTTGCCGACGATGCCGTAGCGGTCCCGCCAGTGCTCGGCGATGTCGGCCGTCGACTTCCCCTCGAACGCCGCCAGCCGCACCGCGTCCACCACCGCGGGAAACTCCAGCGGGTGCGGAACCAGTGGCCGCCCCCGCCGGCCGTCGGCCAGCTCCACCCGCGGCCCCGGCATCCACCCGAACGGCCGCTGCCCACCGTGGTAGAAGCCGTTCTCGGCCAGGTGCGATTTCGACCCGAGCTGCCGATCGGACATGGTGTCAGCCTCCATCTCGCCGAACACCGCCTTGATCGCGCGCATCGCCTTGCCCACACCGCGGGCTGCGTTCAGCTCCTCAGTGGAATCCTGGTGGCTGCGCAGATCGACCCCCTTGGCGATGCACTCACCCACGAACGCGATGTTCTGGTCCGCGGTCCGATCCAGCCGATCGAGCTTCCAGAAGGCCAGGGCCCGCACACGGCCCGCCGCCACGTCGGCCTTCAGCCGGGTATAGCCCTTCCGATCCCGGGCGGCGTACGGCGACGCCGAGTCGTTGTCCACGTACTCCCCCACGATCGTCCAGCAGCCCTCAGCCCCCAGCCGCCGGGTGAGGTCGACCCGCTGGCGGTCGATCGCGTCCGACCCGTCCCTGTGGTACTTGCTCAGCCGCAGGTACAGGTAGATCGGCTTCGTGCCCTCGCACACCGTCACCCCGGCGTACTCGGTGAAGTTCGCCCAGGTCTTGCCCTGCCGGCAGCGGCCCGGCCGCCTGTAGATCGTCCTCACCTCCCCCGACGCCTCGTCGAAGATCAGCTCCTCGGTGTAGCCCGGCACCGGCTTCGGTGCAGAACGTTCGGCCGCCGTCGCGCCGGCCTCGACCCCCGCAACCGTCTCAGTCGCCATCTGCATGTCCATCGGTTCCTCCTCGTCTCGGACACCGGCGACCGTGACGCCGTCCCGACGAACGGCAATCACCGCCGCCCCTGTCACCGATCGCGAAGAGTTGATCTTTGATCGCCCGCCGGACACCGCCCCCGAACGATCTTTCTCAGCCGATTGCCGACCCGTCCCGGCTACCGACCGTGCTCCCGCGTCCGAACACCCAGACGCGGGAGCAACCACATGTCCAAGCCCAGCCGGAACGAACAGATCCGCGCACACGCGCAGGCGGCGGCCCGGTCCGCCGCCGCTACCCAGCCGCTCACCATGGAGGTGGCACTGGGGGTCGCCCGCATCCTGCACACCTGACCGAACACGACGAAGGGCGCCCAGCCGGCATGGCTGGGCGCCCTTCGTCGTGTTCGAATGCGAGAGAGAGATCGTTCGCTACTCCCGGGTGCGGCGCTCGCGCTTCATCTCGAGGACCCGCGGCCACTCGGCCAGCTCGGCGTCCCCCACCTCGGCGAGCCGCCGGTCCAGCGCCCCGGCGTCGGCGCCGTAGGTCACCCCCAACCGGAAGGACTTGGTGCGGTCACACCGGTGACCCGCCCTGCTCGGGGTGCCGATCGTGATGATCGGCGCGGACTGGTCCTGAAAGGCGGAGGGGCAGACCGGGCAGTGGAACTTGCGGCCGCCGGTCCGACCCGCGCGCAGGTCCTCCGGGGAGGGACCGTGCACCCAGTGGAAGCCGCACGCCGAACACCGGATCTCGGTGCGGGCATCATCGGTGAAACCGACGACCTCAGCCGCCTGCGCATCACACTCCTCGCACCGCATCGCGGCGCCGCCGGCCGTCACTGGCCGAGCCAGGTGAGCAGCGCCGCGCGCCCCTTCTCCTCCAGCCACTGCTGACCGGCCGGGCTGATCCGGCGGTTCGTGACCGCGCCGTGCTCGTCCTTCTCGGAGGTCAGCCACCCGTGGGTGAAGAAGATGTTGGCGCCGCGGCCGCTGCTGTAGCCGGCGCGCCTGGCGATCTCGGCAGCCTCCTGCTGTGTCGCAGGACGGCCCAGGTTCACGTAGCTCTGCAGCACATAGGCCGCCCGCACGTCATCGAGCTCCTTCGGGACGGTGTAGGCCGGCAAGCTCACCTCCGCCAGATCCGCCAGGCGCGCATCGGCAGCGCCGATCAGCTCGCTGCGCTTGTCCGACTGCTCCTGCGCATACAGCGCCTCCAGCCTGCTGAGGTCGCTCGCGAGGTCGCGGAGAGCCTCCTCGAGGCTCCCGGTCTTCTGCTGCGCGGCCTGCAGGACGGCCGTGAAGTGCTTGCTCATCAGACTCTCCTCCCGCCAGCAAGTGACTGTCGCTGACGCCAACAAGATTGCCATACGGTGATCGCTGCGTCAACAAGCGATTCTCGCTGACGTAGCTAAGTCGTCAACGTTCACGGTCTGCGCCACGCCGTCACACACCGCGGGCGAATGCCGCCGGGGTGGCCGGCGGCATCGTCGCCTGGTGAAGAGCGAATCCCTGAGCACCGAAAGCGACCCCCTGGGCCGCGCGGTCCGCGCGGCGCTACAGGACCTGCCGGTCGAGCGTGGTGCCGCGGTGGCCGCCAGGCGCCTCGCCGCACTCGACAACCACCCGGAACCCGCCACCGGCGCCGCGACCGCTCGGGCGACGCGTCCTCACCCGTCGGCCGGTAGGGACCGCGCGTCCCTGCGTGCGGAGACGTCGGCCGGCCCGGTCGGCACGGACCCCGCTGCTGCCATGAGATCACCGAACAGCCGCTCGAGCTCACGCCACACAGCCACTGCCAGCCCGTCCTCGGTGTGCTGATCCACCACCGTCCCCTTTCCTCGCCGCCGACCGTGGGCGCGAACCGGCAATGCAGAAGGCCCCGTCCGTGGCGGACGGGGCCTCCTGCATTCCGGGTGAAAGGACTTCACACAGCTGGGTGCGCACGCCCCCGGTGGACGCGCACGCCGTGCGCACCGTGCAGCACCTTCCCGCAGTCCGGGCACGCGACCGGTGCGTCGTCGGCGTCCCGACCGTGCGCCTGGCGGACGTGGG is from Blastococcus sp. HT6-4 and encodes:
- a CDS encoding DUF1524 domain-containing protein, yielding MARGRTRQALQIVAVAAAGVGLLLVVAGFAVGVSAGLAMLGLVGLVVAVVAAIRGRLPGIRSRKVAGGVAVLAVVTIMAGVATAPPTATDTDTTSAASEAAREAATAAQTAREAEAQAAADAEAAAAVEAEAAEAEEAAITAAEEALAAADEQPASGQSAISGGLTDAATDEAVTAAAPTSALAALAVIEVKGRAPRTGYDRDLFGSGWIDVDRNGCDTRNDILERDLTGETFKPGTRNCVVLTGTLADPYSGTTILFQRGQETSDDVHIDHVVALSDAWQKGAQQMSEAQRRQFANDPLNLLAVDGPLNMQKGDGDAASWLPPNKSYRCPYVARQVAVKATYGLWMTQAEKNAIATLLNACPDEPLPSGMTVQLPQRTMAPPPPPPAPAPAAEERAPAPVPVPVPVPAPAPSAPPPPPPPPPPPPPPPPPPPPPPPPPPPPPPPPPPAPAPAPAPGVYYQNCDAVRAAGAAPIFPGDAGWQDKFDRDKDGMGCDP
- a CDS encoding helix-turn-helix domain-containing protein, with the protein product MEEYIVAQYRLGRSLRELAELTDRSFSSVRNILDRHGVQRRAAGAVVLREPGA
- a CDS encoding recombinase family protein; the protein is MDMQMATETVAGVEAGATAAERSAPKPVPGYTEELIFDEASGEVRTIYRRPGRCRQGKTWANFTEYAGVTVCEGTKPIYLYLRLSKYHRDGSDAIDRQRVDLTRRLGAEGCWTIVGEYVDNDSASPYAARDRKGYTRLKADVAAGRVRALAFWKLDRLDRTADQNIAFVGECIAKGVDLRSHQDSTEELNAARGVGKAMRAIKAVFGEMEADTMSDRQLGSKSHLAENGFYHGGQRPFGWMPGPRVELADGRRGRPLVPHPLEFPAVVDAVRLAAFEGKSTADIAEHWRDRYGIVGNDGEPMYQGTVHRTLTSPRLLGYRMRSVPEVNRGDLMQWVVRHEQDVVGMCRCALCTDDPTKPRVAVGEVFHKVGDPLVAMRPACDLATFLALQAALKARDSVGVRRTKAKYGSKVRPLSGLLYCGHCDHKMTAQPRKLAGGRAGVRFRCKTRQNRGKSVCPGMTLGGEGAELWVEEFVLTYLDDDKLAEARRLVDEETTRRTGVSSVQTRLAEARREKDGIRAMKESGFSYKGTEGVKDYRVDMDAVNERIEALTAELAASTGTAGPVVEAGSNEELRRLWAGFDDARRRAVYDQVIDKIVVLPAKPGVNAFDSGRLQAQLRF